Genomic window (Flavobacteriales bacterium):
GAAAACAATGATATATAAAGTAAATGGGATTTTTGAAGTAAATGGCTTTCGATTAGCTGTTGTAAACCTCAACATTAAACCGTCTTTTTTCTCAATGCTAAGACGATAAAAACAAGTCCTATTACTATACCTGGAATACTTAACCACTGTCCCATGTTTAAGGAAGCTTCAGCTAATGCGTCGGTTTGATGTTCTTTCCAAAACTCTATAATAAATCGAGCCGAGAACATCAATAAGAAAAAGACTCCGAAAATTAGTCCTTCTTTTTTATACCATTCGCGTTTCCAATACCCCCAGAAAAGTAAAATAAATACAATAAAATAACTTACTGCTTCCAAAATTTGAGTAGGAATACGGGGTATAATTGCTAAATCAAAGTGAACAACATATCCATCGGCTGTTTTAGAAACTGTTGGTCGATTATCAATTACAAAATAGTGTAATTCTTTATCTGCTGATAGTTTGGACTCTTTTTGGTAGTCATAATGCTTATAATAGCTAAAACTCTTGTAGAACTCATTAATATCCTCTTCAACGACATTCTTGTTATAAATAGGAAAAGTAACCGAGCTAATAGGATAATTAAATCCATTTTTTTCGATGGTTTTATCGGTATGTTCTAATGTTATATCTCCAGCCTCAGTTGTAAAATAATGAGAAAGAGAGTTTTTGGTTTCATATTGAAAGAAAAATGCGGTATTAGCATTGCTTTTATCGCCAACAATCTCCGAGTTCATTAAATTTCCAACTCGAATTAAACCTGCTGCCAAAGCAACTGTTAAGACTACTTTATCCAATGTCCACAAGACTGTTTTGGTTCCTTTGGTTACACGTTTTGCATAAATCCACATGGCAATAACAATCGCTATCGCTGCACCATGACTTGCTAACCCTCCTTTCCAAACTTGAGGAATTTCCAATAAATGTTGTGAATAATAATCCCATTCGTAGAAAAAAACATGTCCTAAACGCGCCCCTACAACGGTACCCACAACAGCATACATGAGTATTTTATCCAACCACTCTTCGCTAATTTTTTCGTTAGCAAACATCTTTTTCATCAACGTAAAGCCTGCAAAAAAAGCTAATCCAAACAACAACCCATAGTAACGAATCATAATTGGAGATTCGATGATATTAGGGTTAATATCCCAAGTGATAAAAGCGAAAAGATTCATACAATTATTTTAAACGATTTCTCAACAAAGGTAGTATATAATTCTATTGTTTGAATTAAAGTCAAAATCAAGTACCCTTTTTATAACTTATTTTAACTAAAAAAATAAATCCAAATAATCCTTGAGTATCTAAAATTGAAAAAACTCAATAAAATAATAGCTAAAAATAGTAAAATTAGTAAAGTAGTAATTGAAGTAACAAAATAAGCTAAAACAAAATAGAGTCCTATCCCCTCTCCTACAACCAAGGCATAACTAACATACATTGCTCCAATAAAATGACCCGGTTCTAGTTCAAACTTATAATTACAGTTCGGACAAGTGTCATTCATTACAGGTAACTTCAACAAGAAAATAGTTCCTTTTTTTCTAAAAATAACTCCTTTTTCACATTTAGGACATTTTCCTTTAGCAGCTGCAATCGCTTTCATATCATTTTTTTTACAAAACTATTGCTATACTTTATTTTTATCGTTGCACTAAAATTGCATATTTTTGGACTTTTAAGACATTAGTTATTTATTTCAATGCCTATTAATCCAATTTTAAACCTTTCTCATTTTACCATAAAAGATCTTACACCAGATTTTTATTGTAATTTATTTTCTGACCACTTAAACCAAAATCATTCAAAAATTACCGTTCCACACAAACACGATTTTTATTTGTGCGTTTTATTTACAGCAGGATATGGAACACATCAAATTGACTTTAACTCCTATCCTATTCAACCAGGTAGTGTGTTTTGTTTATCTCCCGGTCAAATACATAATTGGCGTTTTAAAGGCGCTGTTGAAGGGTATATCTTTTTTCATTCAGCATCTTTTTATGAAGCGCAATACACACGTAAAGCCTTAACTAATTTTCCCTTTTTTCTTTCCAACCTCAATTCATCTCAAATCAACCTTACTCCAAAAGCTATTAAAAGAATTGTTCCATTATTTAAACGTTTGTTGGAAAGCTATCAAAGCAATCACGTGATGAAAAGCCATAAAATTTGTAGTCTGATTGACCTTATTTACATTGAGCTCTATCAAGAGATTGTAGAAAAGAACCTCCCTACAACTCCACAATCAAAAGCTTATGGCAATACCCTTCATCAGTTAGAACAATTAATAGAACAATATTACTTAACCAACAAATCGCCTCAATTTTATGCTGATCAGCTCAATATAACGACCAAACACTTAAACAGAATTAGTAAAGAATTGATTAATAAAACAACTTCAACCCTAATTTTAGAACGTGTGATTCTAGAAGCCAAACGTTTATTGACCCATTCAAGAAAAAACTACAGCGAAATTGCTCGATATTTGGGATATGATGACTATGCCTATTTTTCTAGGCTTTTTAAACAAAAAAGTGGTTATTCTCCTTCTAAATTTGAAAAAGAGGTCTTAAAAAAGTAAGTATTACTTCAATTTTTGATAAAATAGATGAACCTTTTTATAGTTTTGTACTATAAGTAGATAAAACAGTTTTGAACTTTTTCGAATTCATAGAGCGTCATAAGTTTAGTATTTTAGGTACTATTGTTATTCATATCATCATCTTTGTGTGGATGAATTTACAGTTGGTTCAAAGCAGACCATATGTGGCCAATGAACGCGTGGTGATGCGACTAGACTTTACAGAAGAGGAGGACGAAACAACAGAAGATGAAGAAAGTTTAGCAGCTACAGAACAGCTCAATGGTAGTTCTCCTTTAACTAATGTCGTAGCAAATGCAAATCAAGAGAAGACGACTTATACGAATCAAAGTTTTAGCAAATCTAAAGCAGATCAGGAAGTTTTAGATGAATTAAAAAAGTTAGAAGCCGAAGAGTTTAATTCCATCAAACATGAGCAAGAAGATGAAACGACCAATAACTCATCAAGAACTGTAGATCCTGGTCTTGTAAAAGAGGATGCTGAGTCGAATGAAAATGCAAGCTATGGAAATGACGTAAGGGCAACTGCCAACTACTTCTTACCCAATAGAACACCTCAACATCAACCTACTCCATCTTATAAATGTACAGCTGAAGGTATTGTTACCTTAAAAATTAAAGTCAATCAAAAAGGGAGAGTAGCTTCTTTGGCTATAGATGAAACAAAAACAAACACTCAAAACGAATGTTTACGTAATGAAGCGCTAAAATATGCCAAAAAATGGCGTTTTACACAAGATTTTAACGATGTAGCTAAAAAAAGTGGATGGATAAAATTCACTTATGTTTCCCAATAACATTGCTTAAAAATGATCTATTATTAAATAATTTTTAACAGATCAATTCAACTTTAGAACACTTGATTCATAAAAGATTATATATTTGCTCAAAAAATACATTATGAGCGAAGAACTAGACAATTTTCAAATCCAAGGGAGTAAAAACGTACCCAATGCAACTGCTGTATTAGTTTTAGGTATTTTATCTATTATTACCTGTTGGACCTATGGTATAATCGGTTTAATACTAGGTATTATTGCTATTGTTTTACATAAAAAAGATAAGGCTGTTTACGCCACAAATCCTGCGATGTATGAACAATCGTTTAAAAACTCTAAAGCTGGAAATATTTGTGCTATTATTGGTTTAATCTTATCTGGATTATTCTTATTGTATATTATTGCAATGGTTGGTATTTTTGCAACTGCATTTAGTGCTGCAGCAGCTAACCCTGAATTCCAAGATGCCATGCAACAAATCACTGATTCTTTAGCAACACAACAATACTAAATTAACAAAGTGACTTTACATAACTTTGAACATAAAAAATTACCCAATGCTACCGCTGTGTTAGTGTTGGGTATTTTGTCCATTTGCTTTTGTGCTGCATGGGGCCTTCCTGGTTTAGCTATGGGAATTATTGCACTGGCTTTATATAGAAAAGATAAAGCGGTATACGATTCAGATCCTCAAGCTTATGAACAATCATTTAAAAACTCAAGTGCTGGTAAAATTTGTGCTATTGTAGGAATTAGTCTTTCTGCCTTTATGCTTTTGTTTTTGATTATTTATTTTATCATTCTAGGAAGCTTTTTTGGAGCATTTTTCGGATTGATGAATGAAGCAGCAAAACATAATCAAAATCATAGATACGAAGACTATGATGACTACTATTACGAAGATGAACTTGAAAGTGATAGCTCCAATACGTATGTAATAGAAGAAAATATTGACTCACTATCAATAGAAGAATAACTTCAAATAAAATAGTAGAATGTTAAAATGCCACTGGAAAGAAACATTTGGCGTTGAATGCATGGGTTGTGGTTTTCAACGTTCTTTGATGGCTTTATTGGAAGGTGATTTTCTAACCAGTTTAAGTTTGTTTCCCGCTACTATTCCTTTGTTATTTACATTTGTTTATACAGTGGCTCACCTTATTTTTGGTTATCAAAAAGGAGCTCGAAATATTATTATTTTATTTTCGTTCTCTGCTTTTTTAATGTTAGCTAATTTTATTTATAAAATTGCAACAAGCAATCCTTTACACTAATTCTTTAATAAGAAATAACGGGGTACAATCCTAAAATGAACACCAATTGCTCCTGTTATTGCCCCCAATATATTTGCCAATAAATCCAAGGGATCTCCTGATCTAAAGGGAATATAATGGTGCTGAATAAGCTCTAAAATTAATCCTAAAACGGTACCATAAATTAAAGTGATTAAATAAGGAAATTGCTGTAGTAAAGTACTACTACTTTGAAGATAAAACCCTTTTATTGTAACTAAAGAAAGTATAAAATACAATCCAAAATGAACGATTTTATCAAAGTGGGGAATATCTATAAACGAAGCATCCGGAAACTCTTGTCCCGGAATGCTACATAATATCACTATAATTACCGACCATATAATGGACAATAAATTATATCGAAAAAACATCTTTGTTTTTACCCTATTAAATCTTGGTATCCCTCAGCTGATAATAAAGCATCAACTTGAGCCATATCAGCAATTTTGATTTTAATCATCCACCCTTCACCATAAGGATCTTCGTTAACCGTTTCTGGAGTGGTTTCTAAAGCTTCGTTAAATTCAATAATTTCTCCTGAAATAGGCATGAACAAATCAGAAACTGTTTTAACTGCTTCTACTGAACCAAAAACTTCCTCTTGATCTAGTGTTTCTCCCTCTGTTTCGATTTCAACATAAACGATATCTCCTAACTCTCCTTGAGCAAACGCTGTAATTCCTACAGTTGCTACATCTCCCTCTACACTAACCCATTCGTGATCTTTTGTGTACTTTAAATTTGATGGTAAATTCATTTTTAGTTTTAGTTTATCTATAATGCTACGAATTTACATTTTTTTGTAAATACAACCAATTACTTTTAAGAGATTTAAGGCTTTATTGTTAAAGCAAATGGAACATCTACTGGAGGCAAGCAAGTATTATCGTTACAAACCATGTAAGATACCGCTCCTTTTATGGTAGCTCCATTAACCTTATCGTTTAAACTAACCAATTGTTTAAAAACTGCTTTTCCATCAAAATAATTAACATTTACCTCAAATACATCATCAAAAACAGCATGAGGTTCAGTTTGCTCAGCAACATTCCCAACAATATCAAAAGCATCTTGGTAATCAAAAGAAAAAACCGTTGGTAAAGGACCATCATCTGGACTTGGTAAATGTTGAGAATACATGTGCCACTTTTCTGCTATATTGGCTGTAAATGTCAGCTCATACATTCCCATTACATTAGGGTCTTCTGTAATTTCAAAATTCCACTGAACAGGACTTTCATCTTGTGCTTTGACTTGATTTACAAAAAACAGAGTCCAGAACACCAAAATAATTGCAACTATTTTTTTCATTTTAATTCTATTTCAAAAGGTTTATCAGTAGGAGGTAAGCATTTACCATCGTTACAAACCATAAAGTTGATATTACCTTTAACAATAACATTGCCATTTTTAACTTTAATCTTTTGTTTAAAGATGGCTTCTTTTGAGAAAGACGTTAAATCCATCTCAAAGGTTGTGTCAAAATGTGTTTCTGTATTTTCTTCAATTGTTGAGTCAATTAATTCAATGTGTTCATTGGGTTCGAAGTCAATCATGGTTGGTAATGGTCCGTCCATACTCGTTAAATACTGCGAATAGGTATGCCATCCCTCTTGTATTAAACCTTCTAAAACGACTTCATATTCATCTTCTGCAATCTTATTAGCTGAGAAGCTCCATGTAATCGGCTCAACTACTTCTGTTACAACCACAGCGTTTTCATCTTTAGCCTTTACTTCCAATCCATTGTTTAATTTTTCATTTGCAGCTAATCCGCATTCTAACCATGCAGCATATTCAGCTACTTCAGGAGTATACCCAACAGGATTATTCAACAGATAACCTTCAGGACTTAACAAAACGTAATAAGGTTGCGAAACTTTACCAAAGCTTATGGCTTCTAAAGTAGCCCATTTATCTCCTACTGTACGAATCATTTTTTGTCTTGTAGTACCATCTGCCAAAGGAATTGGGTAAGGACCTTGTTGTTCTTTAGGTAATTCTTCTGTATCATCTACATACAAAGAAACCAGAATATATTTATCGTTAATGAGGTTAAAAACCTGATCTTGACTCCATACATTATCTTCCATTCTACGACAATTGGTACAAGATTTCCCTGTAAAATCAACTAAAATAGGTTTTCCACTAGCTTTAGAAGCTTCTTGTGCTGATTCTAAATCGTGATAGCAAACCAATCCATTCGGACAATCTAAAGGATACATCCAACTATAATTTACCGGTGGAGCAACTCCACTTAATAAATTTAATGAATGGTAGGTATGTGTATTTGAATTGTATCTAAACCCTAAAAGTAAATAGACAGTAAGCGCAATAAATACTCCTGCAATACCTATTCTAACTTTAGAAAGTTTGACATTTGGACTATCGTGAGGAAATTTGATTTTTCCTAATAAATAGATCGCAATAGCTATCGAACACATGATCCATATAATTAAGAATGCTTCGTATTTTAAAGCACCCCAACCTTCTTGTAAAT
Coding sequences:
- a CDS encoding prolipoprotein diacylglyceryl transferase; protein product: MNLFAFITWDINPNIIESPIMIRYYGLLFGLAFFAGFTLMKKMFANEKISEEWLDKILMYAVVGTVVGARLGHVFFYEWDYYSQHLLEIPQVWKGGLASHGAAIAIVIAMWIYAKRVTKGTKTVLWTLDKVVLTVALAAGLIRVGNLMNSEIVGDKSNANTAFFFQYETKNSLSHYFTTEAGDITLEHTDKTIEKNGFNYPISSVTFPIYNKNVVEEDINEFYKSFSYYKHYDYQKESKLSADKELHYFVIDNRPTVSKTADGYVVHFDLAIIPRIPTQILEAVSYFIVFILLFWGYWKREWYKKEGLIFGVFFLLMFSARFIIEFWKEHQTDALAEASLNMGQWLSIPGIVIGLVFIVLALRKKTV
- a CDS encoding DUF983 domain-containing protein, with amino-acid sequence MKAIAAAKGKCPKCEKGVIFRKKGTIFLLKLPVMNDTCPNCNYKFELEPGHFIGAMYVSYALVVGEGIGLYFVLAYFVTSITTLLILLFLAIILLSFFNFRYSRIIWIYFFS
- a CDS encoding AraC family transcriptional regulator, giving the protein MPINPILNLSHFTIKDLTPDFYCNLFSDHLNQNHSKITVPHKHDFYLCVLFTAGYGTHQIDFNSYPIQPGSVFCLSPGQIHNWRFKGAVEGYIFFHSASFYEAQYTRKALTNFPFFLSNLNSSQINLTPKAIKRIVPLFKRLLESYQSNHVMKSHKICSLIDLIYIELYQEIVEKNLPTTPQSKAYGNTLHQLEQLIEQYYLTNKSPQFYADQLNITTKHLNRISKELINKTTSTLILERVILEAKRLLTHSRKNYSEIARYLGYDDYAYFSRLFKQKSGYSPSKFEKEVLKK
- a CDS encoding energy transducer TonB, translating into MNFFEFIERHKFSILGTIVIHIIIFVWMNLQLVQSRPYVANERVVMRLDFTEEEDETTEDEESLAATEQLNGSSPLTNVVANANQEKTTYTNQSFSKSKADQEVLDELKKLEAEEFNSIKHEQEDETTNNSSRTVDPGLVKEDAESNENASYGNDVRATANYFLPNRTPQHQPTPSYKCTAEGIVTLKIKVNQKGRVASLAIDETKTNTQNECLRNEALKYAKKWRFTQDFNDVAKKSGWIKFTYVSQ
- a CDS encoding CCC motif membrane protein; protein product: MSEELDNFQIQGSKNVPNATAVLVLGILSIITCWTYGIIGLILGIIAIVLHKKDKAVYATNPAMYEQSFKNSKAGNICAIIGLILSGLFLLYIIAMVGIFATAFSAAAANPEFQDAMQQITDSLATQQY
- a CDS encoding CCC motif membrane protein, with the protein product MTLHNFEHKKLPNATAVLVLGILSICFCAAWGLPGLAMGIIALALYRKDKAVYDSDPQAYEQSFKNSSAGKICAIVGISLSAFMLLFLIIYFIILGSFFGAFFGLMNEAAKHNQNHRYEDYDDYYYEDELESDSSNTYVIEENIDSLSIEE
- a CDS encoding DUF2752 domain-containing protein; translation: MLKCHWKETFGVECMGCGFQRSLMALLEGDFLTSLSLFPATIPLLFTFVYTVAHLIFGYQKGARNIIILFSFSAFLMLANFIYKIATSNPLH
- a CDS encoding VanZ family protein; translated protein: MILCSIPGQEFPDASFIDIPHFDKIVHFGLYFILSLVTIKGFYLQSSSTLLQQFPYLITLIYGTVLGLILELIQHHYIPFRSGDPLDLLANILGAITGAIGVHFRIVPRYFLLKN
- the gcvH gene encoding glycine cleavage system protein GcvH; translation: MNLPSNLKYTKDHEWVSVEGDVATVGITAFAQGELGDIVYVEIETEGETLDQEEVFGSVEAVKTVSDLFMPISGEIIEFNEALETTPETVNEDPYGEGWMIKIKIADMAQVDALLSAEGYQDLIG
- a CDS encoding protein-disulfide reductase DsbD N-terminal domain-containing protein is translated as MKKIVAIILVFWTLFFVNQVKAQDESPVQWNFEITEDPNVMGMYELTFTANIAEKWHMYSQHLPSPDDGPLPTVFSFDYQDAFDIVGNVAEQTEPHAVFDDVFEVNVNYFDGKAVFKQLVSLNDKVNGATIKGAVSYMVCNDNTCLPPVDVPFALTIKP